The following DNA comes from Occultella kanbiaonis.
CCGAGGTCCTCCAGTCGCTGCACCTGAGTCGTCATGGTGGGCTGGCTGGTGCGGTCGGCCCTGGCCAGGTCGCTGATCCGGGCCGGTCCGGCCCGCTCGACGAGCGCGAGCAGCCGGGCCTGCGCCGCCGGGACGTCGAAGTCGGCCCGCGCCGTGGCCCAACGGTTCAGCAGAGCCACCGCGGCGAGCAGGTCCGCTCCGAGGTTCGCACTCACTCGACTCAGATTACATAGGTAACCTATGCATGTCCAGCACGGTACGGGCCGCGGCATGCGCTGGAGGACGGATTCCGTCCGACGCGCCGGCGTGCTTCGGCGGAGGTCGCCGGCGGGCGGCTGGTCGCTCGGTACCGGACGTGGCAGGCCGGGCGGTCAGTGCCCGTCGGGCCGCTGCCCGACGGCGGTCTCGAGCCTGCCGATGATCGCGCGGCACCGCTGAAGGAACTCGGGCGGCCCGAGGATGTGGAACTCGGTGTCCAGGCCGAGCAGCCAGCCGAGGAAGCTGTCCACGTCGTCCCAGCCGGCACGCAGGATGCTCCAGTCCCCCGGCGCACCATCGGGCGGCTCCGGGTCGCCCTCGAGCTGCCCAGCGGTCGGCCCGACCCGGCCGGCGAGAGTGGCTGGACTCCCCCGCAGCCGGACGGTCACGTCGTAGCGGTACGGCGAGCGGGTGATCGCCTCCTGCACGTAGGCTGCGGCGTCCGCGGCCGGGAGCGTCCGCGGCGTGAACCGGGTGCGCTCGCTCGGCTTGGTGCGGATCCGGTCCACCCGGAACGTGCGCCAGTCCGTGCGGGCGGCGTCCCACGCGACCAGGTACCAGCGCTGCCCGGCGTCGACGAGCTGGTAGGGCTCGACGAGGCGCCGGATCCGCTGGCCGTCCGCGCGCTCGTACTCGAACGAGAGCTGCCGCTTCGAGGAGATCGCCGCCGAGATCTCGGTCAGGTAGGAGGGGTCGACGGCGTCGGCCGTGCCGCCGAGCCGGGTCACCGCGGCCTTGAGGGACGTGAACCTCGTGCGCAGCCGGGCCGGCAGCACCTGTTCGAGCTTGGTGAGCGCGCGCACGGATCCCTCGGCCACCCCCGCGACCGGGCTGGCGGCCACGGCGGCCAACCCGAGCGCGACGGCGAGCGCCTCGTCGTTGTCCAGCAGCAGCGGCGGCAGTTGCGCGCCGGGTCCGAGCTGGTAGCCCCCGGCGACCCCGGCGGTGGCCCGGATCGGGTAGCCGAGCTCGCGCAGCTTGTCGATGTCGCGGCGCACGGTGCGGTCGGTGACACCCATCCGTTCGGCGAGCGCAGCGCCGGTCCACTCGCGCCGGATCTGCAGCAGCGAGAGCAACTGCAGCAGGCGTGCGGTAGAGGACATCACGCCGTCATCGTAGCCCGACGTCTAGGACGGGAACTGTCCGCGTTCACAGAGACACTTGCAGGGCAGCAGAATCCACGGGACAGGCCGGAAGAAGATGACCGAGATGACGCAGTACACAGGCTTCCAAGCACAGGCGTTCATGCCCTCACGGGTCGAGTCGAACCGGGCCGGCGCCGTCGCGCGCGGCCCTCGCAACACCTTGATGGTCCGGGTCGGCCGGGCGCTGATGGCCTTCGGCGCACGGCGACGCGGCCAGGCCCAGCGCCGGCTCTACCTCGAGGCAGCCGAGGAACGCACCACCACGCTTGCCGCGCTGAAGGCTTCCGGCATCCCACCGCTCTGAGGACGCCGCACCGCGAACACCGACAGGACCAAGAGAGGTCACCGAGACATGCACCCCTTCGCCCCGATCGCCGCGACGCGCCACGACGAGCTGCTCGCCGACGTCGCACGCCGGCAGTTGCTCGCCGAGAACCCGGACCGCGTGGTTCCCGCCCCGTGGCTCGTCGCCGTGCGCCGGATCACGGCAGCGCTCCGGCGCCGGTTGCCCGGCGCCTCGAGGAGCGCCGCTCCCGCGGCCGAGCACGCCGCCGAGGCCGCGTGCGAGCGGGACCTGTACACCACAGCCGGGTGAGGGGTCCTCTCCGTTGCGGACGTGACGCAGACCGGCCTAGGACCAGAGCGCCGGGAGTTCCCCGAGCCCGCCGATCACCGCGATGCCCTCGGCCGCCGCCCCTGCCGGGTCCTCGTCATGCGGGCCACCGCGGCGGCCTCCCGGACGGTCCAGCCACACGCCGCGCAGACCGGCGCGCTGTGCGCCGCGGCCGTCGGTGTCCAGTTCATCACCGACGTAGATGGTCTCCTCTGGCGCCGTACCGAGCAGCCGGCAGGCCTCGAGGAAGACCCGGGGATCGGGCTTGCCCACCCCGAACGTGTCCAGGGACACCAGCAGCGGGGCGAGACCGTCGAGGCCGGTCACCGCGAGCTTGACCCGCTGCATCGCGGCCAGCGCGTTCGACAGGCTGCCGGTGCGCAGCCCGGCACGCCGAGCCGCCGTGACCGTCGGGACGGCGTCGTCGAACGCGGTCCAGGCACGTTCGAACGCCTCGTCGTAGCGCTCGTTCCAGCGCAGGAACGTCGCGTCGTCGAGCGTCGCCCCGTCGTAGACCTCGTGGAGCTGGTCCACCCGGGCGCGCCGCTGGTCGAGGTGGCCGATCTCGCCCCGGGTGAACGCCTGGTAGTAGCGCCCCGTGTCCGCACGCCAGGTGGCGAGCAGTCGCGGATAGTCCTCGGGGGGCACGCCGGGCAGGAACTCTGCGGCGACCTCCCCGAGCGCGGCAGCGAACGCCGATCGGGTGTCCACGAGGGTGTCGTCGATATCGAACAGAACGCCCCGGATGACGGTCCTCGGGACGTCAGCTCCGCCGTCGGGCATCAGAGCGTGGCGCGCAGCGCCCGCAGCCGCGCTAGCGAGGCGTCCCGGCCGAGGATCTCCATGGACTCGAACAGCGGCGGGGACACCCGCCTCCCCGTGATGCCCACGCGCAGCGGCGCGAACGCGAACCGGGCCTTGATGCCCATGCCCTCCACGAGCGCCGCCTTGAGCGCCTCCTGCTGGGATTCCGGTGCGAAGTCGGCCAGGTTCGTCAGCACCTCGATCGCGGCGTCCAGCACGGCCGGCGCCTCCTCGCGCAGCGCACCACGCGCGTCCTCCTCGATCACCACGGCCTCGTCGGCGGTGAACAGGAAGCCGAGCATGCCGGCGGCCTCGCCGAGGAGCGTCATCCGCTCCTGGACCAGCGGCGCGGCCGCGTCGAGCAGCGCCCGGTGCTCGGGCGAGAGGTCGGCGTAGGAGTCGGCGGGCACCAGGCCGGCCGCGTGCAGGTACGGCACCAGCCGGCCCCGGAAGTCCTCCGGCGCGAGCAGGCGCAGGTGGGCGGCGTTGATCGCCCCGGCCTTCTTGAGGTCGAACCGGGCCGGGTTCGGGTTGACGTCCGCGATGTCGAAGGCGGCAACCATCTCCTCGCTGGTGAAGATGTCATGGTCGGCGGAGATGCCCCAGCCGAGCAGCGCCAGGTAGTTCAGTAGGCCCTCCGGGGTGAAACCTCGCTCGCGGTGCAGGAACAGGTTCGACTCGGGGTCGCGCTTGGAGAGCTTCTTGTTGCCCTCGCCCATCACGTACGGCAGGTGCCCGAAGGCCGGCATCACTTCTGCCACGCCGATGTCCAGCAGTGCGCGGTAGAGCACCACCTGGCGGGGCGTGGACGAGAGCAGGTCCTCGCCGCGCAGCACGTGGGTGATGCCCATCAGTGCGTCGTCGACCGGGTTCACCAGCGTGTAGAGGGGCTGGCCGTTGCCGCGCACGATCACGAAGTCCGGCACCGAGCCGGCCTTGAAGGTGACGTCGCCGCGGACCAGGTCCGTGAAGCCGACCTCGTCCTCGGGCATCCGGATCCGCAGCACCGGCTCGCGGCCCTGCGCCCGGAACGCGGCGATCTGCTCCGCGGTGAGGTCGCGGTCGAAGCCGTCGTAGCCGAGCTTCGGGTCCCGCCCGGCGGCGCGGTGGCGGGCCTCGACCTCCTCCGGGGTGGAGAAGGACTCGTAGGCGTGCCCGGCCTCGAGCAGGCGCCGGGCGACGTCGGTGTAGAGGTCCATCCGCTGCGACTGCCGGTACGGCTCGTGCGGCCCGCCGACCTCCACACCCTCGTCCCAGTCCAGCCCCAGCCAGCGCAGCGCGTCGAGCAGCTGCAGGTAGGACTCCTCACTGTCCCGAGCGGCGTCGGTGTCCTCGATGCGGAACACGAACGTGCCGCCGGTGTGGCGGGCGTACGCCCAGTTGAACAGCGCCGTCCGGATCAGCCCGACGTGCGGAGTGCCGGTGGGCGAGGGACAGAAGCGGACGCGGATGTCGGAACCCGAGGGCGTGGCGGCGGTAGTCATGATGGCGCCCAGCCTAGTGCTGTGCCGGCAGCCGGCTCAGCACCATCGGCGAACGACCAGACCCACCGTCGGCGTCAGTTGTAGCGCTCGCCCGTTCCGGCGTCGAGGACGGCCCAGTCTGGTGCGCCGACGGCGGCAAGGGCATCGAACACCTCGCCCGTCGGCCCGTTGACGAAGATCATCCGGACCTGACCCTCGTGCGTCGTGAAGCTGACACTGTCGACGCCGTGCGGTAGGAGCACGCCGGTGCCCTCGTCGATGAAACCCTCGGCTCCGGTGGCCGCGAGCGCCTCGTTGAGTGCGCCCGCGAGCGCGTCCGGCTCGCCCATCGGCAGGTACTCGCCGGCATCGTCGTACAACATCTGCGTGTACGGGTCCTCGATCCCCTCGGGGACCCGGTGGACCATGATCATGACGCCCATGCTGGCGAGGGTAGCGGGTCCTAGCGCCGCACCACGGGGTTGCCGAGGACACCGATCCCCTCGATCTCCACCTCGACGCGCTGACCCTCGCGGATCGGGCCGACCCCGGCCGGGGTGCCGGTGAGGATGACGTCGCCCGGCAGCAGCGTGAACAGGGTCGAGGCGTAGGCGATCAGGTCCGGCACGGAGTGGATCATCTGCGCGGTCGAGCCGTCCTGGCGGACCTCGCCGTCGACTCGGGCCTGGATCCGCAGGTCGGAGACGTCGAGGTCGGTGACCAGGACCGGCCCGAGCGGGCACGAGGTGTCGAACATCTTGCCGCGGGTCCAGGTCTTGTCGGACCGTTGCACGTCCCGGGCCGTCACGTCGTTGGCGGCGGTGTAGCCGAGGATGACCTCGTTCGCGCGCTCGGCCGGCAGGTCCTTGCAGATCCGGGAGATCACCACGGCCAGCTCGGCCTCGTGGTGCACGTCCTGGGAGTAGGCGGGCAGCACGATCGGGTCGTCCGGACCCACCACGGTGGTGTTCGGCTTGATGAAGACGAGCGGCAGTTCGGGGACCTCGTTGCCGAGTTCGGCGGCGTGCTCGGCGTAGTTGCGCCCGAACGCCACCACCTTCGAGCGTGGGATCACCGGCGCGAGCAGCCGGGTGGTCTCGATCGGAACCCGTTGCCCGGTGGGGGTGAGCGGGGTGTAGAGCGGGTCACCGGTGAGGACCACGAGGTCCGAGCCCTCCACGATGGCGTAGTGCGGGTCGTCTCCAGTGGTGAAGCGCGCGATCTGCATACTCGCAAACCTAGTGCCGGGTGGGCCCGTTCGATCGCCGCGCCCACCGCGGGCTCCCTCACATTCGGATGATCAGCTCCCCATGCACCACCACGAACCAGCCGTCCTCCTCCTGGCCCCAGTCCCGCCAGGCCTGCGCCACCTCGGTGATCTCGGTCTCGGTGCCGAACCCGCCGGTGAGGATCTGCCGGCCGAGCGAGGACTGCTCGAGCCGGTCCGCCCACAGGTTCGACCACCACGTGCGCGAGTCGTCGTCGGCGTAGGTCCACGTCCCGGACGTGGCGGTGATGTCCTCGAAACCGGCCTCGCGCGCCCAGGCGAGCAGCCGCCGTCCGGCATCGGCTTCGGCGTTGTTCTTCTCGGTGACCTGGTGGTAGAGCTCCTGCCACCGGTCCAGCCCGGCGTTCGCGGGGTACCAGGACATCGCGGCGTAGTCGGCGTCACGGACCGCGATCAGGCCGCCGTGGCGGGTCACCCGTGCCATCTCCTTCAGGGCGGCGATCGGGTCGCTCAGGTGCTGCAGCACCTGGTGGGCGTGGACCACGTCGAACGCTCCGCGCGCGTACGGCAGGTTGTACACGTCGGCCTGCTCGAAGAGGACGTTGTCCACGTCGCTGGCCTCGGCGAGCTCGGAGGCCTTCATGAGGACGTCGGTCGCACGGTCGACGCCGAGCACCCGGCCCGGGCGGACGTGCTTGGCCAGCCCGACCGTGATGGTCCCGGGGCCGCAGCCGACGTCGAGCACGTCGTTGCCCTCCTCGAGGTACGGGAGGAGGTATCCGGCGGAGTTCTCAGCCGTGCGCCACCGGTGTGACCGCAACACGCTCTCGTGATGCCCGTGGGTGTAGGTGTCGACGCGCTCCATGGACCGAGTTTAGGGGCGATCTGCCCGTCCGGCCCGGTCAGGGGGACGGCGCGTTCGTTAGCCTGAGCGGGTGAACCGAATCGTGGGAGTGGACACCGCGCGTGGCCTGGCCGTGCTCGGCATGTTCGTCGCGCACCTGGGCATGGAGCAGCACGTCGGCTTCTTCACCCCGACGGGTTGGTTCTTCGTCGCGGACGGCCGCCCTTCGGCGCTGTTCGCGCTGCTGGCCGGAGTCGGGCTGGCGTTCATGACCCGTCGCGGTTACCCCGACGACCTCGTGGAACTGCGGGTGCAGCGCACCCGCATCATCAAACGCTCCGCGATCCTGTTCGTGTTCGGCTGGTTCCTGACGTTCCTGCTCACCCCGGTGGCGGTGATCCTGCCCTCCTACGCGTTCCTGTTCCTGTTCGCGCTGCCGTTCCTGCGCCTACGCCCGACGGCGGTGTTCGCCTGGGCGGGCGCCGCCGTGCTGGTCATGCCGCAGGTCGTGCTGCTGACCCGGTGGGCGCTGTTCTCCAGCACCGAGCCGCGCTTCGACTTCCCGCCGATCGGTGAGCTGCTCACCGGGTACTACCCAGCGCTGAGCTGGACCGCGTACCTGCTGGTGGGCCTGGGCGTGGGCCGGCTGCCGATGCAGCGGATCAAGGTCCAGGTCGCGCTCATCTGCGCCGGTGTGTCGGCGGCCGCGGTCGGCTACGGCGCCGGGTACGTCCTGTGGTCCGGCCTGGACGACCAGAACGGGCTGGCCGCGAGCCTGACCAGCGTCGAGGCGCACTCGGGCACCACGTTCGAGATGGCCGGCAACATCGGCGTCGGCCTGGTCGTGCTGGGCCTGTGCCTGCTCGTGACGACCCAGGTGAAGGTGCTCCGGGTGTTGCTCACGCCCATCTCGGCGACCGGCGCGATGTCCCTGACCGTCTACAGCCTGCACATCGTCTACATCCGGATCCTCGGCGACGACGCCGTCTGGTACCCGCAGTCGAACTGGCCGCTGATCGCTCTGATCCTCGGCACCTTCGTGTTCGCCACGGTCTGGCAGCTGACCCTCGGGCGCGGGCCGCTGGAACGACTGATCAACCGGATGATCCGGCCGAGGCAGCCCCAGGCGCACCAGCAGTGGCCGCCGGCAGGCCCGGGTGCCCCGGCGTGGTCCGGTGCCCCGACCGGTCCGGGTGGCCCGGGAGGACAACCCGCCTACACCCAGGTCCCGGTGGGTGGGCCGTACGGTCCGCCCGGCCCGGGCGGTCCGGCCGCCGCTGGTCCGTACGGTCAGGCACAGCAGTTCCAGGCGCCGCACTTCGGCGCGCCGCCGCTGCCGGGACAGCCCGCCCAACCGCAGTATGGGTATCCGGTCCAGCCGCGATCCGGGCAAGCCGCCACACCGCAGTACGGCCAAGCCGCCCCACCGCAGCACGCGCATCAGTCCCAGCCGGCACCTGCCGCACCGGCAGGACCGACCGGACCTTCGCCGTCGGGCCAGCAGCCGCCGTCAGGTCCGCCGCCGGTGCCGACCTACCCGCCCGCTCCCCCGCCGCGATGACCGCCCCGATCGCGACCGCACCGACACCGGCGACGAATCCGGCGGCGACCACCCTGGCACCGCTACGGTGGCGCGCGCTCGAGGCGAGCCACGCCCGGCGGGCCGATGACTACACGGCCGAGCACCGCCGTCGGCGGTCCCGTCACGAGGCACACCCGGTGCAGGACTTCCTGTTCACGTACTACCCGACCAAGCCGGCGCAGCTACGGCGCTGGCACCCCGGCGTCGGGGTGACGCTGCTGGACGCGCCGGAGCGGGCGGGCGCTCGCTGGTACACCCGCGGGCGGGTGCCGGATTCCGTCGTCGTCGATGTCGCGGCCTACCTCGAACAGCGCCGCGACACCGTGGTCTACGTCCACGACCTGCTCGGCGCGACGCGGTCCCGGCCCGGCCAGTTCGGCTGCTTCGGACTTCACGAGTGGGCCATGGTGTACCGCCAGGACCCCGCCCAGGTGCGCCACCGCAGCACCCCGTTGCGACTGGGAGCCGGGGGCACGGATGCGGTGGTCGAGTCCCATCAGCTGCGGTGCACCCACTTCGACGCCTACCGGTTCTTCACGCCCGAGGCGGTCGGCCGCAATGCCGAGCCGCTCTCCCGCGCCGACCAGCCGGCCCGCGAGCAGCCGGCCTGTCTGCACGCCGGGATGGACGTGTTCAAATGGGCCACGAAACTCGGCCCGGTGGTGCCCGGTGCGCTGCTGCTGGACACGTTCGAGCTGGCGCGGGACATCCGCGAGCTGGACATGCGCGCCTCGCCGTACGACCTGACCGGCTGGGGCTACGAACCGGTGCCGATCGAGACGGCGGCGGGCAAGGCGACGTACGTGGCGGCACAACGGGCGTTCGCGGAGCGTTCGGACGCGCTGCGGGTGCGCCTGCTCGAGGTGACGGGGGCCGTCCTGCACGGCGCGTGATCCACGCGCCGGCACTCCCCTGACTGAAACGTCGATCGAGCCGCACGGGACCCGCATCTCGCGTCAGTGGAACGCGCGCCTCTGCTACTCCACTGACCCGAAACGTCGATCGCAGCCCACCCGACCCGCATCTCGGGTCAGGGGAACGCGGCTCGGTGGCATCCTCGCCGTCAGGCGCCGTAGCGCTCCCAGCTGACGATCTCCGAGATCGACTTGCGGCCGGACAGGCTGGGCGAGGCCTGCGCCTGGGTGGTGTCGGTGTAGCCGAGCCCGATCGCGGACCAGGGCTCGAGGTCGTCGGGGATGCCGAGGAGGTCACGGACCTGCTGCCGGCTCTCCGGGGTGCCGAACCACGCGGTCCCGCTGCCGATCCCGAGGGCTCCGGCGGCGAGCATGACACGCTCCTGGAGGCGGCCGTCGTCGTAGGCGACCGATCGGCTCTCGCCCTTGAGCGCGACCACGATCGAGGCGGCCACACCGGACAGGAAGGCGGTGAACGCGCCGGCCCCGGCGAGCGCGGCATTGATCTCGGGGTCGGTCACGACGACCAGATGCCAGGGCTGCGTGTTCTTCGCGCTGCCGGTCCAGCGGGCGACCTCGAGCAGCCGTTCGAGGTCGTCGCGGGCGATCGGGTCCGGGAGGAACCGGCGGGACTGGCGCAGGCTCCGCAGCGCGGCGAGGGTGGCTTCGGGCGACGGGGTCTCGTAGGTGCTCACGGCACCATCCTGCGCCAAGGCAGGCGGCGATGTCCCAGGGCGCGTCTACGATCTCGCCCATGGAGACGTTCCGCTGTTTCGGGACTGGCGATCCCCTCTACGAGGCCTACCACGACCACGAGTGGGGAGTGCCGCCGTCGAGCAGCCCTGATGAGAGCGAGCTGTTCGAGAGGATGAGCCTCGAGGCGTTCCAGTCCGGGCTCGCCTGGATCACGATCCTGCGCAAGCGGGAGGGGTTCCGGGCCGCGTTCGCCGGGTTCGATCCCGCCGTCGTCGCGGCGTTCGACGAGGACGACGTCGCCCGGCTGATGGCCGATGTCGGCATCGTGCGGAACCGGGCGAAGATCGACTCGACCATCGCGAACGCCCGTGCGCTGCTGGACCTGCACGAGCGCGGCGAGCGGCTGGCGGACGTGTTCGAGGCGCACCGGCCGCCAGCCCGGGAGCGGCGGGTGCCGGGGTTCGACCAGGTGCCGGCGAGCACCCCGGAGTCGAAGGCGTTGGCGAAGGAGCTCAAGCGGCGTGGCTTCCGCTTCGTCGGTCCCACCACCGCCTACGCGGCGATGCAGGCACTCGGGTACGTCGACGACCACCTCGAGGGGTGCATCAGCGCACGCTGAGCCGCACGTGACCGGCGCAGGTTCACCCGTCGTTCACGTCGATGGCCGATAATCAGGGTATGTCGTCCTGGACCCTGACTTGAGCATGCGCGCCGCCGATCTGGCGCCCGAACCACGGACGCTGGTGGACATCTTCACCGACGTCGTGAGCAGGTACCCGGAGGCACCCGCGATCGACAACGGCGTCGAGATGCTCACCTACGCCGACCTCAACGAGGCCGCCGAGACGCTCGCTGCGGTCCTCGCGGACGCCGGTGTGGCGCGCGGGGACCGCGTGGGCGTGCGGATCACGTCCGGCACCACCGACCTGTACACGGCGATCCTTGGGATCCTGTTCGCCGGGGCCGCCTACGTGCCGGTGGACGTCGACGATCCGGAGGAACGCGCCCGGACCGTCTTCGGCGAGGCTGCCGTGGCGGCCGTGCTCGGCGACGATCTGGTCGTCACGTCGCACCGGCAGGACGAAAGCACCGTTGACGCCGACGGTAGCGCCGGGACCGCCGGCAGCATCGATACCGGCGGTCCGAGCCTGACCGACGACGCCTGGATCATCTTCACGTCCGGATCCACCGGCACCCCGAAGGGCGTGGCCGTCTCACACCGCAGCGCCGCAGCCTTCGTGGACGCCGAGGCGGAACTGTTCCTGCAGTCCGACCCGCTTCGACTGGGCGACCGGGTCATGGCCGGGCTGTCCGTCGCCTTCGACGCCTCCTGCGAGGAGATGTGGCTCGCCTGGCGGTACGGCGCCTGCCTGGTGCCCGCGCCCCGGTCCCTGGTCCGCAGCGGCATGGACCTCGGCCCCTGGCTGGTGGCGAACCGGATCACGGTCGTGTCCACCGTGCCCACATTGGTCTCACTGTGGCCGCCGCAGGCTCTCGACGACGTCCGCCTGCTCATCGTCGGCGGCGAGGCCTGCCCGCCGGAGCTCGGGGCCCGGTACGCGAGCGCCACCCGCGAGGTGTGGAACACCTATGGCCCCACGGAGGCGACCGTGGTCTCCTGTGCTGCGCGGCTCACCGGCGAGCCGCCGGTCCGGATCGGGCTGCCGCTGGCGGGCTGGGACCTCGCCGTGGTCGACGACCAGGGGATGCCGGTGCCACCGGGCGGCACCGGGGAGCTGATCATCGGTGGGGTCGGCCTGGCCCGCTACCTCGACCCGGCCAAGGATGCGGAGAAGTACGCCCCGATGCCCTCCCTCGGGTGGGACCGGGCCTACCGCAGCGGTGACCTGGTCCGCTACGAGGAGGCGGGCCTGCTGTTCGCGGGCCGCATCGACGACCAGATCAAACTCGGCGGTCGGCGCATCGAGCTCGGCGAGATCGACTCCGCGCTGATGGACCTGCCCGGGGTGAACGGCGCCGCGGCCGCCGTGCGCAAGACGTCCTCCGGGA
Coding sequences within:
- a CDS encoding nitroreductase family protein — its product is MSTYETPSPEATLAALRSLRQSRRFLPDPIARDDLERLLEVARWTGSAKNTQPWHLVVVTDPEINAALAGAGAFTAFLSGVAASIVVALKGESRSVAYDDGRLQERVMLAAGALGIGSGTAWFGTPESRQQVRDLLGIPDDLEPWSAIGLGYTDTTQAQASPSLSGRKSISEIVSWERYGA
- a CDS encoding methyltransferase domain-containing protein gives rise to the protein MERVDTYTHGHHESVLRSHRWRTAENSAGYLLPYLEEGNDVLDVGCGPGTITVGLAKHVRPGRVLGVDRATDVLMKASELAEASDVDNVLFEQADVYNLPYARGAFDVVHAHQVLQHLSDPIAALKEMARVTRHGGLIAVRDADYAAMSWYPANAGLDRWQELYHQVTEKNNAEADAGRRLLAWAREAGFEDITATSGTWTYADDDSRTWWSNLWADRLEQSSLGRQILTGGFGTETEITEVAQAWRDWGQEEDGWFVVVHGELIIRM
- a CDS encoding 3-methyladenine DNA glycosylase, coding for MTAPIATAPTPATNPAATTLAPLRWRALEASHARRADDYTAEHRRRRSRHEAHPVQDFLFTYYPTKPAQLRRWHPGVGVTLLDAPERAGARWYTRGRVPDSVVVDVAAYLEQRRDTVVYVHDLLGATRSRPGQFGCFGLHEWAMVYRQDPAQVRHRSTPLRLGAGGTDAVVESHQLRCTHFDAYRFFTPEAVGRNAEPLSRADQPAREQPACLHAGMDVFKWATKLGPVVPGALLLDTFELARDIRELDMRASPYDLTGWGYEPVPIETAAGKATYVAAQRAFAERSDALRVRLLEVTGAVLHGA
- a CDS encoding DNA-3-methyladenine glycosylase I; the encoded protein is METFRCFGTGDPLYEAYHDHEWGVPPSSSPDESELFERMSLEAFQSGLAWITILRKREGFRAAFAGFDPAVVAAFDEDDVARLMADVGIVRNRAKIDSTIANARALLDLHERGERLADVFEAHRPPARERRVPGFDQVPASTPESKALAKELKRRGFRFVGPTTAYAAMQALGYVDDHLEGCISAR
- a CDS encoding fumarylacetoacetate hydrolase family protein; this encodes MQIARFTTGDDPHYAIVEGSDLVVLTGDPLYTPLTPTGQRVPIETTRLLAPVIPRSKVVAFGRNYAEHAAELGNEVPELPLVFIKPNTTVVGPDDPIVLPAYSQDVHHEAELAVVISRICKDLPAERANEVILGYTAANDVTARDVQRSDKTWTRGKMFDTSCPLGPVLVTDLDVSDLRIQARVDGEVRQDGSTAQMIHSVPDLIAYASTLFTLLPGDVILTGTPAGVGPIREGQRVEVEIEGIGVLGNPVVRR
- a CDS encoding HAD family hydrolase, yielding MPDGGADVPRTVIRGVLFDIDDTLVDTRSAFAAALGEVAAEFLPGVPPEDYPRLLATWRADTGRYYQAFTRGEIGHLDQRRARVDQLHEVYDGATLDDATFLRWNERYDEAFERAWTAFDDAVPTVTAARRAGLRTGSLSNALAAMQRVKLAVTGLDGLAPLLVSLDTFGVGKPDPRVFLEACRLLGTAPEETIYVGDELDTDGRGAQRAGLRGVWLDRPGGRRGGPHDEDPAGAAAEGIAVIGGLGELPALWS
- a CDS encoding heparan-alpha-glucosaminide N-acetyltransferase domain-containing protein, translated to MNRIVGVDTARGLAVLGMFVAHLGMEQHVGFFTPTGWFFVADGRPSALFALLAGVGLAFMTRRGYPDDLVELRVQRTRIIKRSAILFVFGWFLTFLLTPVAVILPSYAFLFLFALPFLRLRPTAVFAWAGAAVLVMPQVVLLTRWALFSSTEPRFDFPPIGELLTGYYPALSWTAYLLVGLGVGRLPMQRIKVQVALICAGVSAAAVGYGAGYVLWSGLDDQNGLAASLTSVEAHSGTTFEMAGNIGVGLVVLGLCLLVTTQVKVLRVLLTPISATGAMSLTVYSLHIVYIRILGDDAVWYPQSNWPLIALILGTFVFATVWQLTLGRGPLERLINRMIRPRQPQAHQQWPPAGPGAPAWSGAPTGPGGPGGQPAYTQVPVGGPYGPPGPGGPAAAGPYGQAQQFQAPHFGAPPLPGQPAQPQYGYPVQPRSGQAATPQYGQAAPPQHAHQSQPAPAAPAGPTGPSPSGQQPPSGPPPVPTYPPAPPPR
- a CDS encoding helix-turn-helix transcriptional regulator; translation: MMSSTARLLQLLSLLQIRREWTGAALAERMGVTDRTVRRDIDKLRELGYPIRATAGVAGGYQLGPGAQLPPLLLDNDEALAVALGLAAVAASPVAGVAEGSVRALTKLEQVLPARLRTRFTSLKAAVTRLGGTADAVDPSYLTEISAAISSKRQLSFEYERADGQRIRRLVEPYQLVDAGQRWYLVAWDAARTDWRTFRVDRIRTKPSERTRFTPRTLPAADAAAYVQEAITRSPYRYDVTVRLRGSPATLAGRVGPTAGQLEGDPEPPDGAPGDWSILRAGWDDVDSFLGWLLGLDTEFHILGPPEFLQRCRAIIGRLETAVGQRPDGH
- the gltX gene encoding glutamate--tRNA ligase is translated as MTTAATPSGSDIRVRFCPSPTGTPHVGLIRTALFNWAYARHTGGTFVFRIEDTDAARDSEESYLQLLDALRWLGLDWDEGVEVGGPHEPYRQSQRMDLYTDVARRLLEAGHAYESFSTPEEVEARHRAAGRDPKLGYDGFDRDLTAEQIAAFRAQGREPVLRIRMPEDEVGFTDLVRGDVTFKAGSVPDFVIVRGNGQPLYTLVNPVDDALMGITHVLRGEDLLSSTPRQVVLYRALLDIGVAEVMPAFGHLPYVMGEGNKKLSKRDPESNLFLHRERGFTPEGLLNYLALLGWGISADHDIFTSEEMVAAFDIADVNPNPARFDLKKAGAINAAHLRLLAPEDFRGRLVPYLHAAGLVPADSYADLSPEHRALLDAAAPLVQERMTLLGEAAGMLGFLFTADEAVVIEEDARGALREEAPAVLDAAIEVLTNLADFAPESQQEALKAALVEGMGIKARFAFAPLRVGITGRRVSPPLFESMEILGRDASLARLRALRATL